The proteins below are encoded in one region of Peribacillus muralis:
- a CDS encoding serine hydrolase: MTLQTIENDILALVEAFDGKIAYKLETDLGDTIGYHEEDLFQSASLIKIPMIIEGYRQSERKKIYLNQPVTIPSKAVTGGSGVLHALSNKVFLTVEDLLTLMITVSDNTATNMMMSLLGFEEINRCMKDLGLKNTILEREMQDFKALKEGRDNTITAEDAITCLKSIHTGDFLTKESQERILRVFDNQQLRDKLPSLMGKEVKVANKTGGIRGVSHDCAIIRLKSRTVYAAVLTENIKSEEESRQVISKIGKLIYDDMLAV; this comes from the coding sequence ATGACATTACAAACGATTGAAAATGATATCTTGGCATTAGTTGAAGCGTTTGACGGGAAAATCGCTTATAAATTGGAAACTGATCTTGGGGATACAATTGGTTATCACGAGGAAGATTTGTTTCAATCAGCAAGCTTGATCAAAATACCAATGATCATCGAAGGTTATCGCCAAAGTGAACGGAAGAAAATCTATTTGAATCAACCAGTGACCATACCTTCGAAAGCGGTGACTGGGGGATCTGGGGTCCTGCATGCTTTGTCGAATAAAGTATTTTTGACCGTTGAGGATTTATTGACCTTGATGATAACGGTTTCTGATAATACAGCAACGAATATGATGATGAGCTTGTTGGGCTTTGAAGAAATAAATCGATGCATGAAGGATCTAGGCTTGAAGAATACCATCCTTGAAAGGGAAATGCAGGATTTTAAGGCTTTAAAGGAGGGGCGAGACAATACGATTACGGCGGAAGATGCGATTACTTGCCTAAAATCGATACATACAGGGGATTTTTTAACGAAAGAAAGCCAGGAAAGAATTTTGCGTGTTTTTGACAATCAGCAATTAAGAGATAAACTTCCATCATTGATGGGCAAAGAAGTGAAGGTCGCAAATAAAACAGGTGGCATCCGGGGCGTTTCCCATGATTGTGCAATCATTCGCTTGAAGTCTCGAACTGTTTATGCCGCCGTACTTACTGAAAATATAAAGTCAGAGGAAGAAAGCCGGCAAGTGATCAGTAAAATAGGCAAGCTGATTTATGATGATATGTTGGCCGTATAG
- a CDS encoding YezD family protein yields MEKKEELKIRHIISSLEDLQYGSVIITVHDGEITQVDTTEKKRFPLGKSRPVKAR; encoded by the coding sequence ATGGAAAAGAAAGAAGAATTGAAAATCAGGCACATCATTTCAAGTCTTGAGGATTTACAATATGGATCAGTGATAATAACGGTCCATGACGGGGAAATCACCCAGGTGGATACAACTGAGAAGAAACGGTTCCCATTAGGAAAGAGCCGTCCAGTAAAAGCCAGATGA
- the cysW gene encoding sulfate ABC transporter permease subunit CysW: MEHDQTVVAKTNGPVIVTKNATKEPKSIQWILISIVLLFLTLFLVIPLIAIFVKAFEKGADAYLAAIAHPDSLAAIKLTLIVVLITVPLNAIFGVVAAWTITKYDFKGKNLLITLIDLPFSVSPVIAGLIFVLLFGLHGALGPMLQSLGLKVIFSIPGIVIASIFITFPFIARELIPLMQSQGTSEEEASLTLGAGGFKTFWYVTLPNIKWGLLYGVILCNARTIGEFGAVSVVSGHIRGMTNTMPLHIEILYNEYQFSAAFAVASLMSIFAIITLIIKSFIEWKTDFKSTKAS, from the coding sequence TTGGAACACGATCAAACAGTTGTTGCAAAAACGAATGGACCAGTCATTGTGACGAAAAACGCGACTAAAGAGCCAAAATCGATTCAGTGGATCCTAATTTCCATTGTTTTACTATTTTTGACTTTGTTTTTAGTTATCCCGTTAATTGCAATCTTTGTAAAGGCGTTTGAAAAAGGTGCAGATGCTTATTTGGCGGCTATTGCCCATCCGGATTCATTGGCGGCAATCAAGTTAACATTGATCGTTGTCCTCATAACGGTGCCACTCAATGCCATATTTGGAGTAGTGGCTGCGTGGACGATTACTAAATATGATTTTAAGGGGAAAAATCTCTTAATAACGCTGATAGATTTACCTTTTTCGGTTTCACCTGTTATTGCAGGCCTGATTTTTGTCCTTCTCTTCGGCTTACATGGAGCACTTGGTCCGATGCTGCAATCGCTTGGCTTAAAAGTGATTTTCTCCATACCAGGAATTGTCATCGCCTCCATTTTCATCACTTTCCCGTTCATTGCGCGTGAGTTGATCCCGCTCATGCAAAGCCAGGGCACTTCCGAAGAAGAGGCATCACTGACACTAGGTGCAGGCGGGTTCAAGACTTTTTGGTATGTTACGCTTCCTAATATTAAATGGGGCCTTTTATATGGTGTCATCCTCTGTAACGCAAGGACGATAGGGGAATTTGGGGCGGTATCAGTCGTATCCGGCCATATAAGGGGGATGACCAACACGATGCCGCTTCATATTGAAATCTTATACAATGAATATCAATTTTCAGCTGCCTTTGCCGTTGCATCCCTGATGTCCATATTTGCCATCATCACCTTGATCATCAAAAGCTTCATAGAATGGAAAACGGACTTTAAATCGACAAAAGCGAGCTAG
- a CDS encoding YxcD family protein, which translates to MERLKISEQDIINAVCVYIARKKQVQPNEVEVELMFDDDYGFSAEAFVDGRKQVLITINLIEALRLWLDEYMNKDPYSGIELVLDEEEGIVAMVSESNR; encoded by the coding sequence ATGGAGAGGCTAAAGATTTCCGAACAAGATATCATCAATGCCGTTTGCGTTTACATTGCTCGTAAAAAGCAGGTACAACCCAATGAGGTGGAAGTTGAATTGATGTTCGATGATGATTATGGCTTTTCGGCGGAAGCATTTGTCGATGGGCGTAAACAGGTATTGATTACCATCAACCTCATAGAAGCACTTCGTTTATGGCTTGATGAATATATGAATAAAGATCCATATTCTGGCATCGAGCTTGTGTTGGATGAAGAAGAAGGCATAGTGGCCATGGTAAGTGAAAGCAATCGATAA
- a CDS encoding aldose 1-epimerase yields MAGYIEDITFINEQAIKFGNEHVEAVLVPALGSNLLSLKFKNKNIEVLRTPECSECYKKLPILYGMPILFPPNRIEDGQFTYKCTTYRFPINERGKSNHIHGFLHDKPWKVIQTKIAGNQIVIKTEFSSRDFPYLRNSFPQDIKVNMSLVLIDDTLGIELEILNDGLEPFPWGAGYHTVFNFPFGPDSKIENCLISLPVNKHWELNERSLPTGKIQDSANKKEIQNGFSLEGRLFDDIFGYDEESDLKNECVLTDQEAGVQVIYRGDQHYKFWVLFNQEGFVCPEPYTWVTNAPNLDLSAESTGLRELGAGETVKLKTQLVLKEI; encoded by the coding sequence GTGGCAGGTTATATAGAAGATATAACTTTCATAAACGAGCAGGCCATAAAATTCGGCAATGAACATGTGGAAGCGGTACTTGTTCCAGCTTTAGGAAGCAACCTTCTTTCATTGAAGTTCAAGAATAAGAATATTGAGGTGCTGCGAACTCCCGAGTGTTCAGAGTGCTACAAAAAACTTCCGATTTTATATGGGATGCCCATTTTGTTTCCGCCGAACCGCATTGAAGACGGTCAATTCACTTATAAGTGCACGACTTATAGGTTTCCCATCAATGAAAGGGGAAAATCCAATCACATCCACGGGTTCTTACATGATAAGCCGTGGAAAGTCATCCAAACGAAGATAGCCGGAAATCAAATCGTCATTAAGACTGAATTTTCAAGCCGGGATTTTCCTTATCTCAGGAATAGCTTTCCGCAAGATATTAAGGTCAATATGTCCCTGGTTTTAATCGATGACACCTTGGGGATTGAATTGGAAATCCTCAATGATGGCCTTGAACCCTTTCCATGGGGAGCAGGTTATCATACCGTATTCAATTTTCCTTTTGGTCCGGATAGTAAAATCGAAAATTGCCTTATTTCTCTTCCAGTCAACAAGCATTGGGAATTGAATGAACGGTCTTTGCCTACAGGAAAAATCCAGGATTCTGCCAATAAAAAAGAAATCCAAAATGGCTTCTCCCTGGAAGGCCGGCTGTTCGATGATATATTTGGCTATGATGAGGAAAGCGATTTGAAAAACGAATGCGTACTTACGGATCAAGAGGCCGGTGTGCAGGTCATTTATCGTGGTGACCAGCACTATAAGTTTTGGGTTTTATTCAATCAGGAGGGCTTCGTGTGCCCTGAACCTTATACGTGGGTAACGAATGCACCCAATCTCGATTTGTCAGCCGAATCTACCGGATTGAGGGAGTTGGGCGCAGGGGAGACGGTCAAGCTGAAAACGCAACTGGTGTTGAAGGAGATATAA
- the cspC gene encoding cold shock protein CspC, producing the protein MEQGTVKWFNAEKGFGFIERENGDDVFVHFSAIQSEGFKSLDEGQKVTFDVEQGARGAQAANVQKA; encoded by the coding sequence ATGGAACAAGGTACAGTTAAATGGTTTAATGCAGAAAAAGGTTTTGGATTCATCGAACGTGAAAATGGAGACGACGTATTCGTACATTTCTCAGCTATCCAAAGCGAAGGCTTCAAATCTTTAGACGAAGGTCAAAAAGTAACTTTCGACGTTGAGCAAGGTGCTCGTGGAGCTCAAGCTGCTAACGTTCAAAAAGCTTAA
- a CDS encoding DUF1835 domain-containing protein has protein sequence MVHIVFGNSAGGCLKFAFRKTTYAKTEEIIVLPDILSVGPIDRLQTKEGIESRLQWFKESYRDDFNNLEVYKQGMLKAIEKIKEIPPHQKVIIWTCENAAEQTGLRIVLYLLQNEVNEVFELNTFKAFHECYTYPMLEAEQFPRSSGELIPDKLLQLYEQCELKPMKFAKRIALSEEGQKLLLNENHLRTWEYGELRHSNIERGDAFIIHCAKRLHKVLDTHDYMKAARLIGEVVGHMQQYTGDEWIEYRLRDLISGGIFDYRGVLRAMRRYEVKLKEELLL, from the coding sequence ATGGTACATATTGTATTTGGTAATTCGGCTGGAGGTTGCTTAAAATTCGCATTTCGTAAAACTACTTATGCAAAAACAGAAGAAATCATTGTGTTACCTGATATTTTATCGGTTGGTCCTATTGATAGACTTCAAACAAAAGAAGGGATAGAAAGCCGTCTTCAATGGTTTAAGGAGAGCTATCGTGATGACTTCAATAATCTTGAAGTTTATAAACAGGGTATGCTAAAAGCAATCGAGAAAATAAAAGAGATACCACCTCATCAAAAGGTGATTATTTGGACATGTGAGAACGCTGCTGAGCAAACAGGTCTGCGTATTGTCCTTTATTTATTGCAAAATGAAGTCAATGAAGTGTTCGAACTCAATACGTTTAAAGCATTTCACGAGTGCTATACATACCCTATGTTAGAAGCGGAACAGTTTCCTCGCTCATCAGGAGAATTGATTCCCGATAAACTGCTTCAATTATATGAACAATGTGAGCTTAAACCAATGAAATTTGCAAAACGCATTGCCCTCAGTGAAGAAGGACAGAAATTATTGCTGAATGAAAATCATCTGAGAACATGGGAGTATGGTGAGCTTAGGCATTCAAATATTGAACGAGGTGATGCTTTTATCATTCATTGTGCAAAGAGATTACATAAAGTACTAGATACGCATGATTATATGAAGGCCGCACGTTTGATTGGTGAAGTCGTTGGTCATATGCAGCAATACACGGGAGATGAATGGATAGAATATCGACTCCGTGATTTAATTTCAGGAGGAATATTTGACTATCGAGGGGTTTTAAGGGCAATGAGACGATACGAAGTGAAATTAAAGGAAGAGTTACTTCTCTAA
- a CDS encoding amino acid permease translates to MVNKKWGLLILTTFVVGNMVGGGIFMLPAQLAQVSSPLGATLAWIVTGLGVFLIALVFGNLAVRKPELKAGPQSYAQSLFKSPSKGRISGYSMAWGYWAANWAATASVIISFAGYLSTFFPVMHSTKVIYSAGSFQLELGRALTFAVCTIVLWGIQAILVRSFNSAGKLNLFATVTKVLGFLFFIIITIFIFDSSNLGNGGEFYDKAGTSISLGAQVNAAAISALWAFIGIEAAVMLSNRAKSQTDVKKATIIGLLIAVTIYIGITLLTMGAISQDELKVSQKPLVDALQSVVGSNGTYLMAALAVISLFGSTIGWIVVASEVPYQAAKSNLFPAYFGKANKNGTPVRSMTITNIMTQIFLFSTISGTILEAYKFSMIVATLAYLIPYLASVLYQLKLVLTGETYDIMKGSRIRDGIITILALVYSIWVIKTGTADMHTFILGIALYVLGLLLYPLWMRKKA, encoded by the coding sequence ATGGTAAATAAAAAATGGGGTTTATTGATCTTAACCACTTTCGTAGTTGGAAATATGGTTGGCGGCGGAATCTTCATGCTACCTGCCCAATTAGCACAGGTATCCAGCCCTTTAGGGGCAACATTGGCCTGGATCGTTACAGGACTTGGGGTATTCTTGATAGCACTCGTATTTGGCAACTTGGCTGTCCGGAAACCGGAATTGAAGGCAGGCCCTCAAAGCTATGCTCAATCATTGTTTAAATCTCCTTCAAAAGGAAGGATCTCGGGATATAGCATGGCTTGGGGATATTGGGCTGCGAATTGGGCTGCGACAGCGTCCGTCATCATTTCATTTGCTGGCTATTTATCGACGTTTTTTCCTGTGATGCATAGTACGAAAGTGATTTATTCAGCGGGTTCATTCCAACTCGAGCTTGGCAGAGCGCTGACGTTTGCAGTATGTACCATCGTCCTTTGGGGGATTCAGGCAATCCTCGTAAGGAGCTTTAACAGCGCTGGTAAACTGAATCTTTTTGCTACCGTTACAAAAGTGCTAGGATTCTTGTTTTTCATCATCATCACGATATTCATCTTTGATTCTTCCAACCTAGGAAACGGCGGAGAATTTTATGATAAGGCTGGTACATCCATTTCTTTAGGCGCTCAGGTTAATGCGGCTGCGATTTCTGCATTATGGGCCTTCATTGGAATCGAAGCGGCCGTCATGCTTTCTAATCGTGCCAAATCGCAAACGGATGTAAAAAAAGCGACTATCATCGGCTTGCTCATCGCCGTTACCATTTATATCGGCATCACCTTATTGACGATGGGTGCCATTTCACAAGATGAACTGAAAGTTTCACAGAAACCGCTCGTAGATGCCTTACAATCCGTAGTTGGCTCAAACGGCACCTATTTGATGGCCGCTCTTGCCGTCATCTCGCTATTCGGATCGACCATCGGATGGATCGTCGTTGCATCTGAGGTTCCATATCAGGCAGCGAAATCCAATCTTTTTCCCGCCTATTTCGGCAAAGCGAACAAAAATGGCACTCCTGTCCGATCCATGACAATAACGAATATCATGACACAAATTTTCTTGTTTTCCACCATTTCGGGCACGATTTTGGAAGCCTATAAATTCTCGATGATCGTCGCAACACTTGCCTACCTGATTCCTTATCTTGCATCTGTCCTGTATCAATTGAAGTTGGTCTTGACTGGGGAAACCTATGATATCATGAAGGGATCAAGGATTCGCGATGGAATCATCACCATCCTCGCACTAGTGTACTCCATCTGGGTCATCAAGACAGGCACAGCTGATATGCATACATTCATACTCGGCATTGCCCTGTATGTACTAGGACTCCTACTATATCCGCTGTGGATGAGAAAGAAAGCATAA
- the cysT gene encoding sulfate ABC transporter permease subunit CysT: MTLMTEGKRKNKRTIPGFGLTMGFTLLYLTIIVLIPLSMVFLNTFSMGFQEFWATITEPRVVASYKLSFMTALTAAFVNAVFGVLIAWVLTRYEFPGKRIIDGLVDLPFALPTAVAGITLTTLYSPNGWIGQFFSFKIAFTPVGIIIALIFIGLPFVVRMVQPVLENIEKGMEEASASLGANRMQTFIKIIFPELIPAILTGFALSFARALGEYGSVVFIAGNMPFKTEISPLIIMTKLEQYDYEGATAVAAVMLVITFLILFTINVLQWWTGKRYSGK, encoded by the coding sequence ATGACTTTAATGACAGAAGGAAAACGGAAGAATAAAAGGACCATTCCCGGTTTTGGATTGACGATGGGTTTTACGTTGCTGTATCTTACCATCATCGTTTTGATCCCGTTATCGATGGTTTTTCTAAATACGTTTTCGATGGGTTTTCAGGAGTTCTGGGCGACCATTACAGAACCAAGGGTAGTCGCCTCGTATAAGTTGAGTTTTATGACAGCGTTAACTGCGGCATTCGTGAACGCGGTTTTTGGTGTTTTAATTGCCTGGGTGCTTACTCGCTATGAGTTCCCGGGTAAAAGGATCATCGATGGATTGGTTGATTTGCCCTTTGCCCTCCCGACTGCTGTCGCAGGAATAACATTGACCACATTGTATTCACCGAATGGATGGATCGGACAATTTTTCAGCTTTAAAATCGCATTCACCCCTGTCGGAATCATCATTGCCCTCATATTCATCGGCCTTCCATTCGTGGTCAGGATGGTTCAGCCGGTGCTTGAGAATATCGAAAAAGGGATGGAGGAAGCTTCAGCTTCCCTTGGGGCGAATCGCATGCAAACATTCATTAAAATAATCTTTCCCGAATTGATTCCAGCGATTTTGACTGGGTTCGCGCTTTCGTTTGCGAGGGCACTGGGAGAGTATGGATCCGTAGTCTTCATTGCCGGAAACATGCCATTTAAAACGGAGATTTCGCCCCTTATCATCATGACAAAACTCGAACAGTATGATTATGAAGGGGCAACGGCAGTAGCCGCAGTCATGCTCGTCATTACATTTCTGATTTTGTTCACCATTAATGTCCTACAGTGGTGGACAGGCAAAAGATACTCAGGGAAGTAG
- a CDS encoding sulfate/molybdate ABC transporter ATP-binding protein — MSIIVENITKYYGSYQALSSINLEIKSGELIALLGPSGSGKTSLLRIIAGLEQAEAGNILFNEENYTHKHVKDRNVGFVFQHYALFRNMSIFDNIAYGLKVRPRKIRPGKKEIEQKVNELLQLVKLEGYKDRYPSQLSGGQRQRVALARALAVEPNILLLDEPFGALDAKVRKELRRWLRRLHDEFNVTSVFVTHDQEEAMDVADRVVIMNEGKIEQVGTPEEVYDHPINPFVYDFLGSVNLFKGNVQQGKLVTGNVEMNAPDSEEGVSTGYVRAHNFIIEREAAGKDSIASIIDHIHAMGAIVRIEVIRQDTNEPLEIELTKEQYIQLELRKGERVYVRPKELKVFVDYMAGI; from the coding sequence ATGAGTATCATCGTTGAAAACATCACAAAATATTATGGATCATATCAAGCTCTTTCAAGCATCAATTTGGAAATTAAGAGCGGGGAACTCATCGCCCTTCTTGGCCCATCCGGGTCTGGGAAAACATCATTACTGCGTATCATTGCCGGGCTGGAGCAGGCAGAGGCTGGAAATATCTTATTTAATGAAGAGAATTACACACATAAGCATGTCAAGGATCGAAATGTCGGCTTTGTTTTCCAGCATTATGCCCTTTTTCGCAATATGAGCATATTTGATAATATCGCTTACGGATTAAAGGTCCGTCCGAGGAAAATAAGGCCAGGTAAAAAAGAGATTGAACAAAAAGTGAATGAATTGCTTCAGCTCGTCAAGCTGGAAGGATATAAGGATCGATACCCATCCCAATTATCCGGCGGTCAGCGCCAGCGTGTAGCCTTGGCAAGGGCACTTGCGGTTGAGCCGAACATTCTATTGCTGGATGAACCATTCGGAGCATTGGATGCCAAGGTTCGCAAGGAACTCAGGCGTTGGTTAAGGAGGCTTCATGATGAGTTCAATGTGACGAGTGTGTTTGTTACGCATGATCAAGAAGAAGCGATGGATGTTGCCGATAGGGTGGTCATCATGAATGAAGGGAAAATTGAACAGGTCGGAACACCCGAAGAAGTATATGATCACCCGATAAATCCATTTGTTTATGATTTTCTTGGCAGTGTCAATCTTTTCAAGGGGAACGTCCAACAAGGCAAATTGGTAACAGGGAACGTGGAAATGAATGCCCCTGATAGTGAAGAAGGCGTGAGTACAGGATATGTAAGGGCACATAATTTCATCATTGAAAGAGAAGCAGCAGGAAAGGATTCGATAGCATCCATCATTGATCATATCCATGCAATGGGGGCCATCGTCCGCATTGAAGTGATTCGTCAGGATACGAACGAGCCACTTGAAATCGAACTGACGAAAGAACAATATATTCAGCTTGAATTAAGGAAAGGTGAAAGAGTGTATGTAAGGCCAAAAGAATTGAAAGTTTTTGTAGACTATATGGCTGGAATTTAA
- a CDS encoding YdcF family protein: MFNNERISKRGKTVNKAVKLIIIVVVLIMVYFGFLHMKIQEGKQQAIPEEADYLIILGARVKGTIPTLSLQYRIDKAAEYLKENEQTVAIVSGGKGPGEDISEAQAMQQGLIEQGIEEARIIMEDKSTTTYENIVFSKALIPDPAAQGVMVSNDFHIYRAVAIATKQGLNIKGLPAKTPKVAVPKSYIREYLAITKYYLTELSGK; the protein is encoded by the coding sequence ATGTTTAATAATGAACGCATATCGAAACGGGGAAAAACGGTGAACAAGGCAGTGAAATTAATAATAATCGTGGTTGTATTGATAATGGTGTATTTTGGCTTCCTGCACATGAAAATCCAGGAAGGCAAGCAACAAGCAATTCCTGAGGAGGCCGATTACCTGATTATTCTTGGGGCAAGGGTCAAAGGCACCATTCCAACGTTATCTTTACAATATCGGATAGATAAAGCGGCCGAATACTTGAAGGAGAATGAGCAGACAGTAGCCATCGTATCCGGCGGCAAAGGCCCTGGTGAGGACATTTCGGAAGCACAAGCAATGCAGCAGGGGCTGATCGAACAGGGAATTGAAGAAGCACGTATTATTATGGAAGACAAATCCACGACAACTTATGAGAATATTGTTTTCTCTAAAGCACTCATTCCTGATCCGGCAGCACAGGGAGTGATGGTCAGTAATGATTTTCATATTTACCGGGCAGTTGCAATAGCGACCAAACAAGGGCTCAATATAAAGGGACTACCGGCAAAAACACCAAAAGTGGCAGTGCCGAAATCATACATCCGGGAATATTTGGCGATCACCAAATACTATTTGACCGAGTTGTCCGGGAAATGA
- a CDS encoding C40 family peptidase has protein sequence MKKKLIVLNTTIMLGLGSAFAIPSVKAESISDIQTQRTGIQSDISEAEQVINELKKEQSKMKSQIAQVETAMKENDEKINETKQDIKDTEKAIDSLKKEIKALEDRIAKREEVLKERAVSFQESGGDVDYLEVVLGSKSFGEFVNRVGAVATIVEADQQILSEQEADKADLEKKQDSVEKKLQNLKDMEVELKGMQAQIEDQKAEMVEMKEKSEKKESEAEALKQSLENKDAGLEAQIASIRENIKKEEERKAAEKADLDRAAQEVNTSKSSSDESSKGEASSSSSNAGSSNSSNAGSSNSTKEPASSNSSKSSSADKPAASKPAANKTENVSKPSSANTGSAITAGYKYIGNSTYKFGGGRTASDIANGRFDCSAFVAWAYKQAGVNLPASTGALTGAGAQVSKSQMQPGDLVFFNTYKTDGHVGIYVGGGKFIGSQSSTGVAIANMSSGYWADKFNGRVVRVN, from the coding sequence TTGAAGAAAAAACTTATCGTATTGAACACGACAATTATGCTTGGATTAGGAAGCGCTTTTGCCATTCCATCAGTGAAAGCTGAGTCCATCTCGGACATACAAACACAGCGTACAGGAATACAATCGGATATATCAGAGGCAGAGCAAGTCATTAATGAATTGAAAAAAGAACAATCGAAAATGAAATCCCAAATTGCACAGGTTGAAACGGCAATGAAGGAAAATGACGAAAAGATCAATGAGACTAAACAAGACATCAAAGATACGGAAAAAGCGATAGATTCTTTAAAGAAAGAAATTAAAGCTTTGGAAGATAGAATCGCTAAACGCGAGGAAGTCTTGAAGGAACGTGCCGTTTCATTCCAAGAAAGCGGCGGGGACGTTGATTACCTGGAAGTCGTTTTAGGTTCGAAGAGCTTTGGTGAGTTCGTTAACCGTGTTGGAGCGGTGGCAACGATCGTGGAAGCTGACCAGCAAATCCTTAGCGAGCAGGAAGCGGATAAAGCTGACCTAGAGAAAAAGCAAGATTCTGTAGAGAAAAAATTGCAAAACCTGAAGGATATGGAAGTGGAACTTAAAGGTATGCAGGCCCAAATTGAAGACCAAAAAGCGGAAATGGTCGAAATGAAGGAAAAGAGTGAAAAGAAAGAATCGGAAGCAGAAGCACTTAAACAATCTTTAGAGAATAAAGATGCTGGACTGGAAGCCCAAATTGCTTCGATTCGTGAAAATATCAAAAAAGAAGAAGAGCGTAAAGCAGCGGAAAAAGCAGATCTTGATCGTGCTGCACAAGAAGTGAATACTTCTAAGTCTTCTAGTGATGAATCATCTAAAGGAGAAGCGTCGTCATCAAGTTCTAACGCTGGATCATCCAATTCTTCCAACGCTGGATCATCCAATTCGACTAAAGAACCAGCTTCTTCTAATTCATCTAAGAGCAGTTCTGCTGACAAACCTGCAGCAAGCAAGCCAGCAGCCAATAAAACTGAAAACGTAAGCAAGCCAAGCAGTGCAAATACGGGCTCTGCCATTACAGCAGGCTATAAATATATCGGTAACTCGACTTATAAATTCGGTGGCGGAAGAACGGCATCAGATATTGCTAACGGTCGATTCGACTGTTCGGCGTTCGTTGCCTGGGCTTATAAACAAGCCGGCGTAAATCTTCCAGCAAGTACGGGGGCATTGACAGGTGCGGGAGCTCAAGTTTCTAAAAGCCAAATGCAGCCTGGGGATTTAGTATTCTTCAATACGTATAAAACGGATGGGCATGTCGGCATTTATGTCGGCGGCGGCAAATTCATCGGTTCGCAAAGTTCTACAGGTGTTGCAATCGCCAATATGTCAAGCGGATATTGGGCAGATAAATTCAACGGCCGTGTCGTACGTGTAAACTAA